A part of Arthrobacter dokdonellae genomic DNA contains:
- a CDS encoding IS701 family transposase, which produces MAEIQEWADGLEEIRELIGGEFARTEPRNNAVSYIRGLLSDEERKNSWTLSERAGQGTPDGMQRLLSTTDWDPDKVRDALVGYVKKHLGDPKGILAIDETGFLKKGTASAGVARQYSGTAGRVENCQLGVFLSYATPAGRTFLDRELYLPKAWMDDAARCKRAGIPEGRVMATKPVLAADMIERALDAGIEAEWLTGDAVYGQHAGLRRRLEDRGLHYVMAVPMNQRAIARARGSVGGEGRADELFAALDRRAWRTRTAGAGTKGDRLYSWARIRINGPAETGEHWLLARRSLKDPTGLAYFICFTPERVTLAELARVAGARWAIEETFQTSKGETGLDHYQVRQYTGWYRHITLSMFAHAFLSVIRSKKGARSQAPSTW; this is translated from the coding sequence GTGGCAGAGATACAGGAATGGGCTGATGGCCTGGAGGAAATCCGGGAGCTGATCGGGGGTGAGTTCGCCCGGACGGAGCCGCGGAACAACGCCGTCAGCTACATCCGCGGGCTGCTCTCGGATGAGGAGCGGAAGAACTCCTGGACCCTGTCCGAACGTGCCGGACAAGGCACGCCGGATGGGATGCAGCGTCTGCTCTCGACCACGGACTGGGACCCGGACAAGGTCCGGGACGCCTTGGTCGGTTACGTGAAAAAGCATCTGGGGGACCCGAAGGGGATCCTGGCGATCGACGAGACCGGTTTCCTGAAGAAGGGGACCGCATCGGCAGGGGTGGCCCGCCAGTACTCGGGCACCGCGGGGCGGGTGGAGAACTGCCAGCTCGGGGTGTTCCTGTCCTATGCGACACCGGCGGGCCGGACGTTCCTGGACCGGGAACTCTACCTGCCCAAGGCATGGATGGATGACGCTGCCCGGTGCAAGCGCGCCGGCATCCCGGAAGGCCGGGTGATGGCGACCAAGCCCGTGCTGGCCGCCGACATGATCGAACGCGCCCTGGATGCCGGGATCGAGGCCGAATGGCTTACCGGGGACGCGGTCTACGGACAGCACGCCGGGCTGCGCCGCCGTCTGGAAGACCGGGGCCTGCACTATGTCATGGCCGTGCCCATGAACCAGCGCGCCATCGCCCGGGCCCGTGGCTCGGTGGGCGGGGAGGGCCGGGCCGATGAGCTCTTCGCCGCCCTGGACAGGCGCGCCTGGCGCACCCGCACCGCCGGCGCCGGGACCAAGGGCGACCGGCTGTATTCCTGGGCCAGGATCCGCATCAACGGCCCCGCCGAAACCGGCGAGCACTGGCTGCTGGCCCGCCGCTCCCTCAAGGATCCCACGGGCCTGGCCTACTTCATCTGCTTTACGCCCGAGCGCGTCACCCTGGCCGAGTTGGCCCGGGTCGCCGGGGCCCGCTGGGCCATCGAGGAAACCTTCCAAACCTCCAAGGGCGAAACGGGCCTGGACCACTACCAGGTGCGCCAATACACCGGCTGGTACCGGCACATCACGCTCTCCATGTTCGCCCACGCCTTCCTGAGCGTCATCCGCTCTAAAAAGGGGGCCCGCAGCCAGGCGCCGAGCACCTGGTAA
- a CDS encoding right-handed parallel beta-helix repeat-containing protein: MFGAYGHGAVPRIAGGTTSTSPAAITVENASHLVVQDLEVSGGYWQNVHVRSDDPNVVMSDLTFRGLVLDGNAWVPPFNQWVLGTGGLIVEPCTYGARITGVSIADVVSHNQHETGVQIGHSPMRPYDPASSGGGMNTPDCHMDVPAGGTFDHSGVTNVVLQNSSLHDNDASGAQIFYSSHVTLQHNTLFNNGSGAGANIANSSGMNGEGAWWANTDHVTAEYNNAYGNRAGRTNNDGSGLDPDVSTSQNLIQYNWLHDNENYGVSVIAGNSASVDTVIRYNVMSNNGTDYPNAPDVMVSNPYHTGGVQGLAVYNNTLTRAGGGQGIRLQSNFLGDAPVTVANNIVYRTTPGQLISTTTADAVVDHNDFFVASGAPTFAYAGVSYGSLSAYQQATGQDRHSAIADPQLAEPTYAGTAYPTRPAFVPAISSPVRALGSAVADNGGFDFYHARVRGTDVTTVGAVIAGRAF, from the coding sequence GTGTTCGGCGCCTACGGTCACGGCGCGGTGCCCCGAATCGCTGGAGGTACGACATCGACCTCCCCTGCGGCCATCACCGTCGAGAACGCCAGCCACCTTGTCGTGCAGGACCTCGAAGTCTCGGGCGGCTATTGGCAGAACGTGCACGTGCGCTCCGATGATCCCAATGTTGTGATGAGTGACCTCACATTCCGCGGGCTGGTCCTTGACGGCAACGCCTGGGTGCCGCCGTTCAACCAGTGGGTGCTGGGCACCGGTGGCCTGATTGTCGAGCCCTGCACCTACGGCGCACGGATCACCGGAGTCAGCATCGCCGACGTCGTTTCGCACAATCAACACGAAACAGGCGTGCAGATCGGGCACAGCCCCATGAGGCCGTACGACCCGGCAAGTTCCGGCGGCGGCATGAACACCCCCGATTGCCACATGGATGTGCCGGCCGGCGGGACCTTTGACCACTCGGGTGTCACGAACGTGGTCCTGCAGAACAGTTCGCTGCACGACAACGATGCCTCGGGCGCGCAGATCTTCTACTCCTCGCACGTGACGCTGCAGCACAACACACTGTTCAACAACGGCTCCGGTGCCGGCGCGAACATCGCAAACTCCTCCGGGATGAACGGCGAGGGAGCATGGTGGGCGAACACCGACCACGTAACTGCCGAATACAACAACGCGTACGGCAACCGGGCGGGCCGGACGAACAACGACGGCAGCGGGCTGGACCCGGATGTCAGCACCTCGCAGAACCTCATCCAGTACAACTGGTTGCATGACAACGAGAACTACGGCGTCTCCGTGATCGCCGGAAACAGCGCCAGCGTCGACACGGTGATCCGTTACAACGTGATGAGCAATAACGGCACGGACTACCCGAACGCACCCGATGTGATGGTGAGCAACCCCTACCACACCGGCGGTGTGCAGGGCTTGGCGGTGTACAACAACACTCTCACGCGCGCGGGCGGTGGCCAGGGCATCCGCCTGCAGTCAAACTTCCTCGGCGATGCCCCGGTCACTGTCGCCAATAACATCGTGTACCGCACCACGCCGGGACAACTGATCTCCACGACGACGGCCGACGCGGTCGTTGACCACAACGACTTCTTCGTCGCCTCGGGTGCGCCGACGTTCGCGTACGCCGGCGTCAGTTACGGATCCTTGTCCGCCTACCAACAGGCCACCGGCCAGGACCGGCACAGTGCCATCGCCGACCCGCAACTGGCCGAACCCACCTATGCCGGAACGGCGTATCCGACCCGGCCAGCGTTCGTGCCTGCCATTTCATCACCAGTGCGTGCGCTTGGGTCCGCAGTTGCCGACAACGGCGGCTTCGACTTCTATCACGCTCGCGTGAGAGGAACGGACGTCACGACCGTCGGTGCCGTGATCGCCGGCCGAGCCTTCTAG
- the topA gene encoding type I DNA topoisomerase, giving the protein MPSKAASKPKTGKKLVIVESPAKSKTIAKYLGEGFVVEASIGHIRDLPQPSDLPADLKKSPIGKFAVDLEHDFKPYYVVSPDKKKKVAELKAQLKDADELYLATDGDREGEAIAWHLLEVLKPKVPVHRMTFAEITKESLQRALGNLRELDTDLVDAQETRRVLDRLYGYEISPVLWRKVSRGLSAGRVQSVVTRMVVERERERMAFRSAGYWDLLGTFAPDASAGQPFNAKLTAVDGRRVASGRDFNDQGELTAKNVAHLDEAAAKTLAEALQQADFAVRSMEHKPYTRRPAAPFTTSTLQQEAGRKLRFSSKSTMQTAQRLYENGYITYMRTDSSALSDEAVNAARRQASELYGPEFVPAAKRVYANKSSNAQEAHEAIRPAGDSFRTPAQVAGALRGDEFKLYELIWKRTVASQMADAKGSTATIKLGATAAGSAAGGQDAEFSASGTVITFRGFLAAYEEGRDESRNDADETDRRLPNVKEGDHLTAADVTASGHETSPPPRFTEASLTKEMEERDIGRPSTYASTLSTIMDRGYVRKQGSALIPTWIAFSVIRLLEQHFTSYVDYKFTAGMETGLDRIANGEDKGSEWLKHFYFGDGDDAGLLAIVNNLGEIDARDINSIKIGEDLVLRVGKFGPYLESTVPTLDPKTGEIIEAARANVPEDLAPDELTPAKARELMETAAPEERVLGVEEATGRTIVAKNGRYGPYVTEVIPELTEEEIANQPVEYYKNGKPKPQKKPVKAKPRTGSLFKSMTVDTVTLDEALQIMSLPRVLGADAEGNEITVQNGRFGPYLKKGSDSRSIGSEEEIFTTTLEAALEIYSQPKQRGARAAVPPLAEFGDDPVSGKKIVVKEGRFGPYITDGVTNITVPRGTDVEELTHEAAVGLLADKRERGPVKRTAKAPAKRKVAAKK; this is encoded by the coding sequence GTGCCAAGCAAGGCAGCCAGCAAGCCAAAGACCGGCAAGAAGCTCGTCATCGTCGAGTCCCCTGCCAAAAGCAAGACCATCGCCAAGTACCTGGGCGAGGGCTTCGTCGTCGAAGCTTCCATTGGCCACATCCGTGACTTGCCGCAGCCCTCGGACCTGCCCGCAGACCTGAAAAAGTCGCCCATCGGCAAGTTCGCCGTCGACCTGGAGCACGACTTCAAGCCGTACTACGTCGTCTCCCCGGACAAGAAAAAGAAGGTGGCGGAGCTCAAGGCGCAGCTCAAGGACGCCGACGAACTTTACCTCGCAACCGATGGGGACCGCGAAGGCGAAGCCATCGCGTGGCACCTGCTCGAGGTGCTCAAGCCCAAGGTCCCCGTGCACCGCATGACCTTTGCGGAAATCACCAAGGAATCCCTGCAGCGGGCCCTGGGCAATCTGCGGGAGCTGGACACCGACCTGGTGGACGCCCAGGAAACCCGCCGTGTGCTTGACCGCCTGTACGGCTATGAGATTTCCCCCGTGCTCTGGCGCAAGGTCTCCCGCGGCCTGTCCGCCGGCAGGGTGCAGTCGGTGGTGACCCGCATGGTCGTGGAGCGGGAACGCGAGCGCATGGCGTTCCGTTCCGCCGGCTACTGGGACCTGCTGGGCACCTTCGCCCCCGATGCTTCGGCCGGCCAGCCGTTCAACGCCAAGCTGACCGCCGTCGACGGCAGGCGCGTCGCCTCCGGACGCGACTTCAACGACCAGGGCGAGCTGACCGCCAAGAACGTCGCCCACCTGGATGAGGCCGCCGCCAAGACCCTTGCCGAGGCCCTGCAGCAGGCCGACTTCGCCGTCCGCTCCATGGAGCACAAGCCCTACACGCGCCGGCCCGCGGCGCCGTTTACGACGTCGACCCTCCAGCAGGAGGCCGGGCGGAAGCTGCGCTTCTCCTCGAAGTCGACCATGCAGACCGCCCAGCGCCTGTATGAAAACGGTTACATCACTTATATGCGTACCGACTCCTCGGCGCTGAGCGATGAGGCGGTCAACGCGGCACGCCGGCAGGCCTCGGAGCTCTACGGTCCCGAATTTGTCCCTGCGGCCAAGCGCGTCTACGCCAACAAGAGCTCCAACGCACAGGAAGCCCACGAGGCCATCCGCCCCGCCGGCGACTCCTTCCGCACCCCGGCCCAGGTGGCCGGCGCCCTCCGCGGTGACGAGTTCAAGCTTTACGAGCTGATCTGGAAGCGCACGGTCGCCTCCCAGATGGCTGACGCCAAGGGCTCGACGGCGACCATCAAGCTCGGCGCCACCGCGGCGGGCAGCGCGGCCGGCGGGCAGGACGCCGAGTTTTCAGCCTCCGGCACCGTCATCACCTTCCGCGGCTTCCTGGCCGCCTATGAGGAAGGCCGCGACGAGTCCCGCAACGACGCCGACGAAACAGACCGCCGCCTGCCCAACGTGAAGGAAGGGGACCACCTGACGGCGGCCGACGTCACCGCCAGCGGCCACGAAACGTCCCCGCCGCCGCGCTTCACCGAAGCGTCCCTGACGAAGGAAATGGAGGAGCGGGACATTGGGCGCCCGTCCACCTACGCCTCAACGCTGTCCACCATCATGGACCGCGGTTATGTGCGCAAGCAGGGTTCGGCTCTGATTCCCACGTGGATCGCCTTCTCGGTGATCCGCCTGCTGGAACAACACTTCACGTCCTACGTCGACTACAAGTTCACCGCCGGCATGGAAACCGGACTGGACAGGATTGCCAACGGCGAGGACAAGGGCTCCGAGTGGCTCAAGCACTTCTATTTCGGTGACGGGGACGACGCCGGCCTGCTCGCCATCGTGAACAACCTGGGCGAAATCGACGCGCGGGACATCAACTCCATCAAGATCGGTGAGGACCTGGTGCTGCGCGTCGGCAAGTTCGGCCCGTACCTGGAAAGCACCGTCCCCACCCTGGACCCGAAGACGGGCGAAATCATCGAGGCCGCCCGCGCGAACGTCCCCGAGGACCTGGCCCCGGACGAGCTCACGCCCGCCAAGGCCCGGGAACTCATGGAGACCGCCGCTCCGGAGGAACGCGTGCTCGGCGTCGAGGAGGCCACTGGCCGGACCATCGTTGCCAAGAACGGGCGCTACGGCCCGTACGTCACCGAGGTCATTCCGGAATTGACCGAGGAAGAGATCGCGAACCAGCCGGTCGAGTATTACAAGAACGGCAAGCCAAAGCCGCAGAAGAAGCCCGTCAAGGCCAAACCGCGCACCGGCTCACTGTTCAAGTCCATGACCGTGGACACGGTCACCCTGGACGAAGCGCTGCAGATCATGAGCCTGCCCCGCGTGCTGGGCGCCGACGCGGAGGGCAACGAGATCACGGTGCAGAACGGCCGGTTCGGCCCGTACCTGAAGAAGGGCTCGGACTCCCGCTCCATCGGCTCGGAGGAGGAGATCTTCACCACCACCCTCGAAGCCGCACTGGAAATCTACTCCCAGCCCAAGCAGCGTGGTGCCCGTGCCGCGGTGCCGCCGCTGGCCGAGTTCGGCGACGACCCCGTGTCCGGGAAGAAGATCGTGGTCAAGGAAGGCCGCTTTGGCCCATACATCACCGACGGCGTCACCAACATCACGGTGCCCCGGGGCACGGACGTGGAAGAACTGACCCACGAGGCCGCCGTCGGGCTGCTGGCCGACAAGCGCGAACGCGGCCCCGTCAAGCGGACGGCCAAGGCACCGGCCAAGCGCAAGGTGGCGGCGAAGAAGTAG
- a CDS encoding sugar phosphate isomerase/epimerase family protein — MSTTPTDPIPSEGPTAAGGQVPRRPIPVALSTASVYPLSVHDGFAVAADLGYDGVEVLVTHNGDSQDARALNALAERYDQPILAIHAPTLLLTQQVWGSAWNKVQRSAQMAVDVGADVVVVHPPFRWQNDYAWTFAHGVRDIADAFGIRIAVENMYPWRVRGREALAYLPHWDPVPLDYRDVTWDFSHAASAGASSLDAAKALGSRLRHIHLTDGISPSTKDQHLIPGHGTQECVEVLQHIAGNGFDGAVVAEISTRKAKGAGQREEWLAETLEFARVHLGQTL; from the coding sequence ATGAGCACAACACCCACGGATCCCATCCCTTCCGAAGGCCCGACGGCGGCCGGCGGCCAGGTGCCCAGGCGCCCCATACCCGTGGCGCTCTCCACGGCGTCGGTCTATCCGCTGAGCGTGCACGACGGTTTTGCCGTGGCGGCGGACCTGGGCTACGACGGCGTCGAGGTGCTGGTGACGCACAACGGCGACAGCCAGGACGCCCGTGCCCTGAACGCCCTTGCCGAACGGTACGACCAGCCCATCCTGGCCATCCACGCGCCGACGCTCCTGCTGACCCAGCAGGTGTGGGGCAGCGCCTGGAACAAGGTCCAGCGCTCCGCGCAGATGGCCGTGGACGTCGGCGCGGACGTGGTGGTGGTGCACCCGCCGTTCCGCTGGCAGAATGACTACGCGTGGACGTTTGCGCACGGTGTGCGCGACATTGCCGACGCGTTTGGAATCCGCATCGCCGTGGAAAACATGTACCCGTGGCGGGTGCGCGGGCGCGAGGCGCTGGCCTACCTGCCGCACTGGGATCCGGTGCCGCTGGACTACCGCGACGTCACCTGGGACTTCTCACATGCGGCGTCTGCGGGAGCCTCCAGCCTGGACGCCGCGAAGGCGCTCGGCTCGCGGCTTCGGCACATCCACCTGACGGACGGCATCTCGCCGTCCACCAAGGACCAGCACCTGATTCCCGGCCACGGAACGCAGGAGTGCGTGGAGGTGCTCCAGCACATTGCCGGCAACGGCTTCGACGGCGCCGTGGTGGCCGAAATCTCCACCCGCAAGGCCAAGGGGGCGGGACAGCGGGAGGAATGGCTGGCCGAAACGCTGGAATTCGCCCGCGTCCACCTGGGCCAGACGCTCTAG
- a CDS encoding Ppx/GppA phosphatase family protein — translation MRLGVLDIGSNTVHLLLVDARPGANPVPYASHKRALSLVQYLDADGNITDDGQVELIEFILEAWEFAAKHKAKDLLAFCTSAIRESANGAAVLDRVQHETTIRLTELTGDEESAMTFFAVRRWHGWGAGTILNLDIGGGSFEIAQGSNELPELAHSVPLGAGRLTRQWLTEDPPTAKSVKELRKHIKATLKAPVAATQALGAPHIVTGSSKTFRALARITGAAPSAMGPYVKRELHLTDLGLWSQRLSAMSSADRLHLPGVSVARAKQVLAGALVAQSALEMFKVQSMQISPWALREGLILRRLDQLVFDGPLDPPAHVGKLTNSATL, via the coding sequence ATGAGACTAGGCGTGCTCGACATCGGATCCAACACCGTCCACCTGCTGCTGGTTGACGCCCGCCCCGGCGCCAACCCCGTTCCCTACGCCTCGCACAAGCGCGCGCTCAGCCTGGTGCAGTACCTGGATGCCGACGGCAACATCACCGACGACGGCCAGGTGGAACTCATCGAGTTCATCCTGGAGGCGTGGGAGTTTGCCGCGAAGCACAAGGCCAAGGACCTGCTGGCGTTTTGCACCTCGGCCATCCGGGAATCCGCCAACGGCGCCGCCGTGCTGGACCGTGTGCAGCATGAAACCACCATCCGCCTGACGGAACTCACCGGCGACGAGGAATCGGCCATGACGTTCTTTGCCGTCCGCCGCTGGCACGGCTGGGGCGCCGGCACCATCCTGAACCTGGACATCGGGGGCGGCTCCTTTGAAATTGCCCAGGGCAGCAACGAGCTGCCCGAGCTCGCCCACTCGGTGCCGCTGGGGGCGGGGCGGCTCACGCGCCAGTGGCTGACGGAGGATCCGCCCACCGCCAAAAGCGTGAAGGAGCTGCGCAAGCACATCAAGGCGACCTTGAAGGCGCCCGTGGCCGCCACGCAGGCGCTGGGCGCACCCCACATCGTCACGGGGTCCTCCAAGACGTTCCGGGCGCTGGCGCGCATCACGGGGGCCGCGCCGTCGGCCATGGGACCCTATGTGAAGCGCGAGCTCCACCTGACCGACCTGGGGCTGTGGAGCCAACGGCTCTCCGCCATGTCCTCGGCGGACAGGCTGCACCTGCCCGGCGTGTCGGTGGCCCGCGCCAAACAGGTCCTGGCGGGGGCGCTTGTGGCCCAATCCGCCCTCGAGATGTTCAAAGTCCAGTCCATGCAAATCAGCCCTTGGGCGCTGCGCGAGGGCCTGATCCTCCGGCGCCTGGACCAGCTCGTCTTCGACGGCCCGTTGGACCCACCCGCACATGTGGGTAAGCTGACCAATTCGGCAACCCTTTAG